One region of Streptomyces capillispiralis genomic DNA includes:
- the glgX gene encoding glycogen debranching protein GlgX: MQVWPGEAYPLGATYDGAGTNFAVFTEAADRVELCLLHDDGSETAIELRESDAFVRHAYVPGVMPGQRYGFRVHGPYDPGRGLRCNSAKLLLDPYARAISGAVDWGEEVYGYHFDAPERRNDLDSAPHTMTSVVVNPYFDWGDDRRPRTEYHHTVIYEAHVKGLTMRHPGLPEELRGTYAGLAHPAVIEHLTELGVTALELMPVHQFVNDHRLVDMGLNNYWGYNTIGFFAPHNAYASWGDRGQQVLEFKSAVKALHEAGIEVILDVVYNHTAEGNHLGPTLSFKGIDNPSYYRLTDDRRYYMDTTGTGNSLLMRSPHVLQMIMDSLRYWVTEMHVDGFRFDLAATLARQFHEVDRLSSFFDLVQQDPVVSQVKLIAEPWDVGEGGYQVGNFPPLWTEWNGKYRDTVRDLWRGEPRALAEFASRLTGSSDLYQDDGRRPLASINFVTCHDGFTLHDLVSYNDKHNEANGEDNRDGESHNRSWNCGTEGESDDPEVLRLRARQMRNFIATLMLSQGVPMISHGDEVARTQRGNNNAYCQDNELAWLDWPAPGRDGDDEEDVRRRLLEFTRAMVWLRKDHPVFRRRRFFHGRPVEGTHDDLSDIAWFTPEGAEMTQRDWDSARASALTVFLNGNAISEPGQRGERITDDSFLLMFNASPKPLDFVVPVDHGRQWQVVVDTARTDGVPPGTGPKVTAGARLTLIDRSMTVLRRPA, translated from the coding sequence CTGCGCGAGAGCGACGCGTTCGTGCGGCACGCGTACGTGCCCGGGGTGATGCCCGGGCAGCGCTACGGCTTCCGTGTGCACGGTCCGTACGACCCCGGGCGGGGGCTGCGCTGCAATTCGGCGAAGCTGCTGCTCGACCCGTACGCGCGTGCGATCAGCGGGGCGGTCGACTGGGGCGAGGAGGTGTACGGCTACCACTTCGACGCGCCCGAACGGCGCAACGACCTGGACTCGGCGCCCCACACGATGACGTCGGTCGTGGTCAACCCCTATTTCGACTGGGGCGACGACCGGCGCCCCCGGACGGAGTACCACCACACGGTGATCTACGAGGCCCACGTCAAGGGCCTCACCATGCGCCACCCGGGGCTGCCGGAGGAGCTGCGCGGCACCTACGCGGGCCTGGCGCACCCGGCGGTGATCGAGCACCTGACCGAGCTGGGGGTGACGGCGCTGGAGCTGATGCCGGTGCACCAGTTCGTCAACGACCACCGCCTGGTCGACATGGGCCTGAACAACTACTGGGGCTACAACACCATCGGCTTCTTCGCCCCGCACAACGCCTACGCGTCCTGGGGCGACCGCGGCCAGCAGGTGCTGGAGTTCAAGTCGGCGGTCAAGGCGCTGCACGAGGCGGGGATCGAGGTGATCCTCGACGTGGTCTACAACCACACCGCCGAGGGCAACCACCTGGGCCCCACGCTGTCCTTCAAGGGCATCGACAACCCGTCGTACTACCGGCTGACCGACGACCGCCGCTACTACATGGACACCACCGGGACCGGGAACTCGCTGCTCATGCGGTCCCCGCACGTCCTGCAGATGATCATGGACTCGCTGCGGTACTGGGTCACCGAGATGCACGTCGACGGGTTCCGCTTCGACCTCGCGGCGACCCTCGCGCGGCAGTTCCACGAGGTGGACCGGCTCTCGTCGTTCTTCGACCTGGTCCAGCAGGACCCGGTCGTCTCCCAGGTGAAGCTGATCGCCGAGCCGTGGGACGTCGGCGAGGGCGGCTACCAGGTGGGCAACTTCCCGCCGCTGTGGACCGAGTGGAACGGCAAGTACCGCGACACCGTGCGGGACCTGTGGCGGGGCGAACCGCGCGCGCTCGCCGAGTTCGCCTCCCGGCTGACCGGCTCCTCGGACCTGTACCAGGACGACGGGCGGCGCCCGCTGGCCTCGATCAACTTCGTCACCTGCCACGACGGCTTCACGCTGCACGACCTGGTGTCGTACAACGACAAGCACAACGAGGCCAACGGCGAGGACAACCGGGACGGCGAGAGCCACAACCGGTCCTGGAACTGCGGCACCGAGGGCGAGAGCGACGACCCGGAGGTGCTGCGGCTGCGGGCCCGGCAGATGCGCAACTTCATCGCCACGCTGATGCTCTCCCAGGGCGTGCCGATGATCAGCCACGGCGACGAGGTGGCCCGCACCCAGCGCGGCAACAACAACGCCTACTGCCAGGACAACGAGCTGGCCTGGCTGGACTGGCCCGCGCCCGGGCGGGACGGGGACGACGAGGAGGACGTCCGCCGCCGGCTGCTGGAGTTCACCCGCGCCATGGTGTGGCTGCGCAAGGACCACCCCGTCTTCCGCCGCCGCCGCTTCTTCCACGGCCGGCCGGTCGAGGGCACCCACGACGACCTCTCCGACATCGCCTGGTTCACCCCCGAGGGCGCGGAGATGACCCAGCGGGACTGGGACTCCGCGCGGGCGTCGGCGCTGACGGTGTTCCTCAACGGCAACGCGATCTCCGAGCCCGGGCAGCGCGGCGAGCGCATCACCGACGACTCGTTCCTGCTGATGTTCAACGCCTCCCCCAAGCCGCTGGACTTCGTCGTCCCGGTGGACCACGGCCGGCAGTGGCAGGTGGTGGTCGACACCGCCCGCACGGACGGCGTCCCGCCGGGCACCGGCCCTAAGGTGACGGCCGGCGCCCGGCTGACCCTGATCGACCGCAGCATGACGGTGCTGCGGCGGCCGGCGTGA
- the treY gene encoding malto-oligosyltrehalose synthase: protein MTPERPDPAVPTATYRLQLQPGFPFRAAADAVPYVASLGVSHLHLSPVLEAVPGSMHGYDVVDHSRVREELGGEEGLRELARTARRHGLGLVVDIVPNHMAMSPRHNRALWEVLRDGPSSRYARWFDIDWEAQGGQVLLPVLGGPLGTQTGLLKTDGDVLRYYDHAFPLREGTAGLPLPQLLDAQWYRPVWWRLARTELNYRRFFSISELIGVRVEDPEVFEATHATILRLLHEGVVDGLRVDHPDGLADPDGYLRRLHEATGGRWTVVEKILSDGEPLPASWPVAGTTGYDALRHVDGLFTDPAGFGELLGQYRRFAAPQTDRGGDWDATVRRAAYKVLTHELATEVDRLTRVADRLCAASPEPALRDRAPWALRTALQELLVRLEVYRPYASVDAAGVVTEEAAAEARLAFAVPEEAGAVDVVRDLVLGRYGDGPEHVEFRTRFAQTASALRAKSVEDTAYYRYVPLLSANEVGGDPGSPAVSPERFHAYCARVQRDWPATGTVVSTHDTKRSADVRAALHVLTECPERWADVLAEVTRTGEGVPDAQVAWAAWQTVFGLGPAEEERVRGALLKHVREAGLYTSWTEQEPPYEEAVARFVAAGPCGAPGERVAALRASLEPHIRANVLGTALVQLTMPGVPDVYQGTEHEYRALVDPDNRRPVTFPPGPPTDAAPGGASEAAPGGASEAAPGGASGVKETVTRAALGLRARRPEVFGDRASYAPLAAEGPAAAHCTAFVRSGEVLTAVTRLSLRLARAGGWRGTRLPLPPGRWTDVLEPGREFTGHADAADLFARLPVALLERVPD from the coding sequence ATGACCCCTGAGCGTCCTGACCCGGCGGTGCCCACGGCCACGTACCGGCTGCAGCTGCAGCCCGGATTCCCGTTCCGGGCGGCGGCGGACGCCGTGCCGTACGTGGCCTCGCTCGGCGTGTCCCATCTGCATCTGTCCCCCGTCCTGGAGGCCGTGCCCGGCTCGATGCACGGCTACGACGTCGTGGACCACTCCCGTGTGCGCGAGGAGCTGGGCGGCGAGGAGGGGCTGCGGGAGCTGGCGCGCACCGCGCGGCGGCACGGCCTCGGCCTGGTCGTGGACATCGTCCCGAACCACATGGCGATGTCCCCCCGCCACAACCGCGCCCTGTGGGAGGTGCTGCGCGACGGGCCCTCCTCGCGCTACGCGCGGTGGTTCGACATCGACTGGGAGGCGCAGGGCGGCCAGGTGCTGCTGCCGGTGCTGGGCGGGCCGCTCGGCACGCAGACCGGCCTGCTGAAGACCGACGGGGACGTGCTGCGCTACTACGACCACGCCTTCCCCTTGCGCGAGGGCACCGCGGGACTGCCGCTGCCCCAGCTGCTGGACGCGCAGTGGTACCGCCCCGTGTGGTGGCGCCTGGCCCGGACCGAGCTGAACTACCGGCGGTTCTTCAGCATCTCCGAGCTGATCGGGGTGCGGGTGGAGGACCCCGAGGTGTTCGAGGCCACGCACGCGACGATCCTGCGGCTGCTGCACGAGGGCGTGGTCGACGGGCTGCGGGTCGACCACCCCGACGGGCTGGCCGACCCCGACGGCTATCTGCGGCGGCTGCACGAGGCGACGGGCGGCCGCTGGACGGTGGTGGAGAAGATCCTCTCCGACGGGGAGCCGCTGCCCGCCTCCTGGCCGGTGGCGGGCACCACCGGCTACGACGCCCTGCGGCACGTGGACGGCCTGTTCACCGACCCGGCCGGGTTCGGGGAGCTGCTCGGCCAGTACCGGCGGTTCGCGGCCCCGCAGACCGACCGGGGCGGCGACTGGGACGCCACGGTGCGGCGGGCCGCGTACAAGGTGCTCACCCACGAGCTGGCCACCGAGGTCGACCGGCTCACCCGGGTGGCGGACCGGCTGTGCGCCGCCTCGCCGGAGCCCGCGCTGCGCGACCGCGCGCCCTGGGCGCTGCGCACCGCCCTCCAGGAACTGCTGGTGCGGCTGGAGGTCTACCGCCCCTACGCCTCGGTCGACGCGGCCGGTGTGGTCACCGAGGAGGCCGCCGCCGAGGCCCGGCTCGCCTTCGCCGTCCCCGAGGAGGCCGGGGCGGTGGACGTCGTACGGGACCTGGTGCTCGGGCGGTACGGCGACGGGCCGGAGCACGTGGAGTTCCGTACGCGGTTCGCGCAGACCGCGTCGGCGCTGCGGGCCAAGTCCGTGGAGGACACGGCGTACTACCGCTATGTGCCGCTGCTGTCGGCGAACGAGGTGGGCGGCGACCCCGGCAGCCCGGCGGTGTCCCCGGAGCGGTTCCACGCGTACTGCGCGCGCGTGCAGCGCGACTGGCCGGCGACCGGGACGGTCGTCTCCACGCACGACACCAAACGCAGCGCCGACGTCCGCGCGGCGCTGCACGTGCTCACCGAGTGCCCGGAACGCTGGGCGGACGTCCTGGCGGAGGTGACCCGCACCGGCGAGGGCGTACCGGACGCGCAGGTGGCGTGGGCGGCCTGGCAGACGGTGTTCGGGCTGGGGCCGGCCGAGGAGGAGCGGGTGCGGGGGGCGCTGCTGAAGCACGTCCGCGAGGCGGGGCTCTACACGAGCTGGACGGAGCAGGAGCCGCCGTACGAGGAGGCGGTGGCGCGGTTCGTGGCGGCGGGGCCGTGCGGGGCACCGGGCGAGCGGGTGGCGGCGCTGCGCGCCTCGCTGGAGCCGCACATCCGGGCGAACGTGCTGGGCACGGCCCTGGTGCAGCTGACGATGCCGGGGGTGCCGGACGTCTACCAGGGCACGGAGCACGAGTACCGGGCGCTGGTCGACCCGGACAACCGCCGGCCGGTGACCTTCCCACCGGGACCACCCACCGACGCGGCGCCGGGTGGCGCGTCGGAAGCGGCGCCGGGTGGCGCGTCGGAAGCGGCGCCGGGTGGCGCGTCGGGGGTCAAGGAGACGGTGACGCGGGCGGCTTTGGGGCTGCGGGCGCGGCGGCCCGAGGTGTTCGGCGACCGGGCCTCCTACGCACCGCTGGCCGCCGAGGGGCCGGCCGCGGCCCACTGCACGGCGTTCGTGCGTTCCGGCGAGGTGCTCACCGCCGTGACCCGGCTGTCGCTGCGGCTCGCGCGGGCGGGGGGCTGGCGCGGGACACGGCTCCCCCTGCCGCCGGGGCGCTGGACCGACGTACTGGAACCGGGCCGGGAGTTCACCGGACACGCGGACGCGGCGGACCTGTTCGCCCGGCTGCCCGTGGCCCTGCTGGAACGCGTCCCGGACTGA
- a CDS encoding M14 family zinc carboxypeptidase gives MSPLRKVSYPTVAEVVSCSRALTARWPGLCALRQVGVSRGGRPLHLLSVGHARRAVLVVAGAHANEPAGGGTLLALARRTLRERDLRDGTSWHFLLCADPDGASLHVTPAPRSLYDYHLGFFRPAGYEQPEWAPSVLPPDRLPPETRALTGVIDELRPYLQVSLHGTELGGSWVQLTGDLPGLAEPFAKSAAELRIPVETGASDAAGWPAAGPGVHVMPAPEAAPAYPSLTDDARHSTWFDAHRYGGLTAVVEVPMWASDLVDDPAPHPAPVAALHRLADRLLRDAEEVRQVLREARFRQEDAEGPLLRAATWGLELVPGLAADLIRTPPADGTRAYVGSVDAFARRVPLRAAAMLRRALLGSDARAAARLERLVALWSDAFAARFHARWVPVEHQVEHQSRTVVAAARHARERVR, from the coding sequence GTGAGTCCGCTGCGGAAGGTGAGCTATCCGACGGTGGCCGAAGTGGTCTCCTGCTCCCGCGCCCTGACCGCCCGGTGGCCCGGCCTGTGCGCGCTGCGGCAGGTGGGGGTCTCCCGCGGGGGCCGGCCGCTGCACCTGCTGTCCGTGGGGCACGCCCGGCGCGCCGTGCTGGTGGTCGCCGGCGCCCACGCCAACGAGCCGGCCGGCGGGGGCACCCTGCTGGCGCTCGCCCGGCGGACCCTGCGGGAGCGGGACCTGCGCGACGGCACGTCCTGGCACTTCCTGCTGTGCGCGGACCCCGACGGGGCGAGCCTCCATGTGACGCCGGCGCCGCGCAGTCTGTACGACTACCACCTGGGGTTCTTCCGTCCCGCCGGGTACGAGCAGCCGGAGTGGGCGCCGTCGGTGCTGCCGCCCGACCGGCTGCCGCCCGAGACCCGCGCCCTGACCGGTGTCATCGACGAGCTGCGGCCCTATCTCCAGGTCTCCCTGCACGGCACCGAACTGGGCGGCAGCTGGGTGCAGCTGACGGGTGACCTGCCGGGGCTGGCCGAGCCGTTCGCCAAGTCCGCGGCCGAGCTGCGCATCCCGGTGGAGACCGGCGCCTCCGACGCGGCCGGCTGGCCGGCGGCCGGCCCCGGGGTACATGTGATGCCGGCGCCGGAGGCCGCGCCGGCCTATCCGAGCCTGACCGACGACGCGCGGCACAGCACCTGGTTCGACGCCCACCGGTACGGCGGTCTGACCGCGGTGGTCGAGGTGCCGATGTGGGCCAGCGACCTGGTCGACGACCCGGCACCGCATCCGGCGCCGGTCGCGGCGCTGCACCGGCTCGCGGACCGGCTGCTGCGGGACGCGGAGGAGGTGCGGCAGGTGCTCCGGGAGGCGCGGTTCCGGCAGGAGGACGCCGAGGGCCCATTGCTGCGGGCGGCGACCTGGGGGCTGGAGCTGGTGCCGGGGCTGGCCGCCGACCTGATCCGCACGCCGCCCGCCGACGGCACCCGGGCGTACGTGGGCAGCGTGGACGCGTTCGCGCGCCGGGTGCCGCTCAGGGCGGCGGCGATGCTGCGGCGGGCGCTGCTCGGCTCGGACGCGCGGGCGGCGGCCCGTCTGGAGCGCCTGGTCGCGCTGTGGAGCGACGCCTTCGCCGCGCGGTTCCACGCCCGCTGGGTGCCCGTGGAGCACCAGGTCGAGCACCAGTCCCGGACGGTGGTGGCGGCGGCCCGCCACGCCCGCGAACGCGTCCGCTGA
- a CDS encoding SSI family serine proteinase inhibitor, which yields MTHTPLKAVRAGLLTALVLLVCAAPARADAGHPAPDSLLLLTVSHGQPPSTAGSGSLLRCDPPHGHRHAERACAELAAADGDIAAIPAKDVFCPMVHAPVTAHARGTWRGRPVEYTETFPNTCVMAARTGSVFALDGV from the coding sequence ATGACGCACACCCCACTGAAAGCGGTACGGGCGGGACTGCTCACCGCCCTCGTCCTGCTCGTCTGTGCGGCACCCGCGCGGGCGGACGCCGGACACCCCGCCCCCGACAGCCTGCTGCTGCTCACCGTCAGCCACGGGCAGCCGCCCTCCACCGCCGGAAGCGGAAGCCTGCTGCGGTGCGACCCGCCCCACGGCCACCGGCACGCCGAGCGGGCCTGCGCGGAACTGGCCGCGGCGGACGGGGACATCGCCGCCATCCCGGCGAAGGACGTCTTCTGCCCGATGGTCCACGCCCCGGTGACCGCCCACGCGCGCGGGACCTGGCGCGGCCGGCCCGTCGAGTACACCGAGACCTTCCCCAACACCTGCGTGATGGCCGCCCGCACGGGGTCGGTCTTCGCTCTCGACGGCGTCTAG